TTAGTGTGTGGACACGAAGTTATTATTGAAGCCAGGCCATTTTAACTCTGTCTCGTTGCCTTTCAATCGATAGACTTAGTTCAATCTTCCAAACATACACATTTGGGTTAGTATAGACCATATAAAAAACCGTTGACCTTTAATATTCATAAGTATTTTCAGAAACGCCAAAGTTAATAATGTTCCGTTATTTGTAAAGTTCAGTTTTACTTGGAATTGAAGCAAATATCTACACATTTAAagacaaaatataataaacaaaacaacaatatgGCATTTCGACACATGAATTTGTGAAAGCTGGCTCAGAAAATAAAGAGTTTCTACAGCATAAAGTGGTTACGGAAGTTTAAAACACAACGGAGTAATAACTATAACCGCATATACTGCACATTATTGCATTACAACAACGTTTTGAATTTATAATTGCAAATTCAACTCGCAATGCTTTCCAACCAGAAACAACGATTCGGTTATGTGTTTAATGATCAGACATGACAATGCCCACACAAATAGGTCCAGATTTTATCATAAAGCTATTCATcccatattgaaataaaatccgTAAAGGTTTCATTAAGTGTATATGTACATATACTTGTATTGCCATCGCTTATTTATCAACACAGCATAAGTGATGGTTCCGTTATTTCCTTGATGCAATATTGGTTAAATGCATAGCGAAATAATTTCTCCACTGTCCCGGCTAATTCGAATAGATACGGCTGTCGTACTGCGTTGGCGTCACGTCTTTCTTCTTCGACTTGGGGTTCGCTACATACTCGTAGCTTTCCTCTTGTTCTTGTGGCACATCTTTTAAGTAAGTGGGGTTGATTCGTCCATGGAAACCGGTTTCCTCATAGCATTCGCTCACTGGACCAGCTATAATTACAAAGCATATGTGAACAGATTATCAACGGTgcttattgtattatatattttcgATATACATGATTCGCTATGGTGTTAAGCAGgtattttgtttacatattcatgtttttgttttaattataaactggcgtaaaactttaaaactttaaaacaagCCGTTTTACAAAATGCGAATTTCTTCTAAATAATGACAATAATTGTTCATGTGAAATGTCGCAGTACACTGTTTTAACTATTAGGTAATCGAGCAATAAATCGGTTCTTCGACAGAGTTCAGCATTCATTTAGTCGACTGAAGTTAAATGATTGATGGTATTATTACAGTACCTGATGTATAATAGCTTTCGAGGTCCATTGTTGGTGATCttaaacatacaaataaaacaattgcaTAGGGTAATGGTGTACACTTAACTCTAATATTTTGTTCTTCTTCACCATCATAAACATAATTGTTCTCAACAacaacattatcatcattatcattattataatcatcaacattatcataCCACTTAACTATCGGTCCTAAAGCAAAAGTTGCATTAACAAAACCTTCATTTAACTGCATGTAAATCAAATCTAAATGAAGTTACACAAAATCATCCACACATCTGCACGTTCAGATGTCAAACATAACTTCAACCTTGTATTTACCGTATGAATACTTCTGCATAAAGGTTTGGACCAGATCAGTATTTTTCGCACAGTTCCGCTTTAAGCGCTAAATTGTGCTTGTATCATTAACATACTGTAGCGATACAATACGATTGTTTATTGTGGAAGATTTATCTCACATAGCACACGGTTTTAAATCCTGACGAATGTTATTCGAAACATAATGAAACAAAATGACGATGTCAAAATGTACGCAAATCTGTAGCCGAGCGCTTTAACATGTCGAAAGAATATGACAATAAATAGCTCTACTAATacatattaattacaatatatgTGCCTGCCTACCTTGCCTTCGTTATATCCTCGTATGCATTACTTTGCAAAGGCTGTTTGtctgtaaaacaaaacaacactatATTTCAAGATTCTAAGAGAAGAACGCATCAGATACACTAGGTCAACAGTATCCACTCGGAAGGTTAACTTAGAAATTTGACGCATAATTAATGGACATATATTCACATTTCAATTGAAATGAACACTGTGTTTTACTAAATGTTGTTTAATAacttttattgtgtttgttttctgtaGTGGTAAGTATCATCTTCCATATTCCAGCTAGTAATTGTTAGTATGACATTACCATTCTTGCTGAAACTTCCCAAACATTCTTCCCTTCTCTTACAACAATCAACCTAATCGAATTATGGCAACTTTTAACTAGTATTAATAGTAAAtactatatattttctatgaaaaAACATATTTGGTATATTTACTTCTCCCCACAAGGTATTTTCGGTATATTACGAAAGTCAGCGCACACATGATCCCAAGTCCGGAACAGCCGCCAACGACTCCTCCAACAATAGAAGCAACTTGCGCTTGAATGACAAAAACTAATGATTGATATATCAGACTAAAATACCTGAATCAACTGGTTTAAAAAACATGACCTTACTGTAAAATGCAATATAGAAAATAGGTAACAACGATCTTATTAAACATTTATCATGATAAAAGGCACGCACCGGAAGTGTCAGTTTGAAAGGCGACTATGTCGGTTCCGTTTGATTTTCCAGCAATATTTTCAGCCGTTAATTTTACTTCGTACTTCTTTCCTGGTACCAAGCCTTGCAAATAAAAACTCGTTGTAGGCGAAGGGATGGTAATTGCATTCCAGTAATGTATATTTTCCTCTTTCCAAAGTAGAGTGAATGTCTCAGAGATATCACCGTTTTTGCTTGGTACCCACTCTATTTTTACGGAATTCTCGGTCAATGAGTCAGCTAAAACATGAGCCTGTTCAGGAGGATGCGGAGGTGCTATACAATAGTAATAGATAAGTGTATAATAATTGAATGGTGTGGCGTTAGGATTAATTTGGTCTTAGAAAAATCCCCCTCGAAATAGTTTGaatgtttgtataaaatatagctcaactttaaatataaacatagtaGCAATACATGATTGGTGTTTAACGTTTTAAAGTAATTTTACTAATAGTTATGAATTTTTGTTGTCTCCGAAgtatttaatattaaagataTAATGTTAAAATCGTGTAATCCGTTTGCTAAATGTGCTTTATGTAAGAATTGTGGATTTAAATATACCTCTAATATCCAAGAATACCGTTACATTATTCCGCCCAACTATTTTACCAGTAGCAGTAATGTTCATGGCGTTCTCTGCAACACACGCATAGGTCCCTctttgtttgtaagaaacacgATTCGATCTGAGTATATTCTCGTAGCCGTCAAGTCGCGGAATCCAGTTAATGGCAGGCATAGGGTATCCATGTGCAGAACATGACATTTCAAAGCTTTCTCCTTCAAGCAAT
This is a stretch of genomic DNA from Dreissena polymorpha isolate Duluth1 chromosome 7, UMN_Dpol_1.0, whole genome shotgun sequence. It encodes these proteins:
- the LOC127838267 gene encoding hemicentin-2-like isoform X2, which encodes MAYARFLVQGCIELVIIIAICPKEVNLTSVLMTPNAQTFPKYNEPALYTCTTSSTKPGATIHWFEDVRNITDMSSSTYDSYISTSVLRYLPMAKREANVSCVAMYKYREHHISIMKSTKVFVQFPVSKPTISMYNVNVSDTIIVLEGETVRVQCLSEGFPTPAYAWNFKGHITDGHILELKIKRTENGSALRCSVSNLLLTINGSKTATSYTYWADIVLQVLYKPDKPAVLVKTCNNTSVPLNGSLTLLEGESFEMSCSAHGYPMPAINWIPRLDGYENILRSNRVSYKQRGTYACVAENAMNITATGKIVGRNNVTVFLDIRAPPHPPEQAHVLADSLTENSVKIEWVPSKNGDISETFTLLWKEENIHYWNAITIPSPTTSFYLQGLVPGKKYEVKLTAENIAGKSNGTDIVAFQTDTSAQVASIVGGVVGGCSGLGIMCALTFVIYRKYLVGRNKQPLQSNAYEDITKARSPTMDLESYYTSAGPVSECYEETGFHGRINPTYLKDVPQEQEESYEYVANPKSKKKDVTPTQYDSRIYSN